In Populus nigra chromosome 1, ddPopNigr1.1, whole genome shotgun sequence, one genomic interval encodes:
- the LOC133671693 gene encoding coatomer subunit beta'-2-like isoform X1: MPLRLEIKRKLAQRSERVKSVDLHPTEPWILVSLYSGTVCIWNYQSQTMAKSFEVTELPVRSAKFIARKQWVVAGADDMYIRVYNYNTMDKIKVLEAHTDYIRCVAVHPTLPYVLSSSDDMLIKLWDWEKGWACTQIFEGHSHYVMQVTFNPKDTNTFASASLDRTIKIWNLGSPDPNFTLDAHQKGVNCVDYFTGGDKPYLITGSDDHTAKVWDYQTKSCVQTLDGHTHNVSAVCFHPELPIIITGSEDGTVRIWHSTTYRLENTLNYGLERVWAVGYMKGSRRIVIGYDEGTIMVKIGREEPVASMDNSGKIIWAKHNEIQTVNIKSVGVDFEVTDGERLPLAVKELGTCDLYPQTLKHNPNGRFVVVCGDGEYIIYTALAWRNRSFGSALEFVWSADGEYAVRESTSKIKIFSKNFQEKKSIRPTFSAERIHGGTLLAMCSNDFICFYDWAECRLIRRIDVTVKNLFWADSGDLVAIASDTSFYILKYNREIVSSYLDNGKPVDEQGIEDAFELLHETNERVRTGLWVGDCFIYNNSSWRLNYCVGGEVTTMYHLDRPMYLLGYLAGQSRVYLIDKEFNVMGYTLLLSLIEYKTLVMRGDLERASEVLPSIPKEHHNSVARFLESRGMIEDALEVATDPDYRFELAIQLGRLEAAKEIASEVQSESKWKQLGELAMSSGKLEMAEECMRHATDLSGLLLLYSSLGDAEGISKLGSLAKEQGKINVAFLCLLMLGKVEDCLQLLVESNRIPEAALMARSYLPSKVSEIVAIWRKDLNKVNPKAAESLADPEEYPNLFDDWQVALSVESRAAGTRGVHPPAEDYQYHADKPHITLVEAFRNMQVEEEEPLENGDFDHESDEQNGDEHNAEEQNGEEGSQEEAVVVDADSTDGAVLVNGNEPEEEWGTNNEETPSA; this comes from the exons ATG CCTCTCAGACTCGAAATCAAg AGGAAACTTGCTCAAAGATCAGAGAGAGTAAAGTCAGTCGATCTACATCCAACTGAACCATG GATTTTAGTGAGTTTGTATTCAGGGACTGTGTGTATCTGGAACTACCAGTCACAG ACCATGGCAAAGTCTTTTGAGGTCACTGAATTACCAG TTAGGTCAGCCAAGTTTATAGCACGAAAGCAGTGGGTTGTTGCTGGGGCCGATGACATGTATATTCGTGTGTACAACTACAACACAATGGATAAGATAAAAGTTTTAGAGGCGCATACAGATTACATTAGATGCGTGGCTGTCCATCCTACCCTTCCATATGTGTTGTCATCATCTGATGACATGCTTATAAAACTTTGGGATTGGGAGAAGGGTTGGGCCTGTACTCAGATATTTGAGGGGCATTCTCATTATGTGATGCAGGTTACTTTTAATCCAAAAGACACCAACACTTTCGCAAGCGCATCCCTTGATCGCACCATAAAG atATGGAATCTTGGCTCTCCCGACCCAAATTTCACTCTGGATGCCCATCAGAAAGGAGTAAATTGTGTCGATTACTTTACTGGTGGAGATAAACCTTATCTAATAACTGGTTCTGATGATCACACTGCGAAG GTATGGGACTATCAAACTAAAAGTTGCGTCCAGACTTTGGACGGCCATACACACAATGTCTCTGCTGTATGTTTCCATCCCGAACTTCCAATAATAATTACAGGTTCTGAGGATGGGACCGTTCGTATATGGCATTCAACAACTTACAG GCTTGAGAACACCTTGAATTATGGCCTAGAAAGAGTTTGGGCTGTTGGATACATGAAAGGTTCACGCCG TATTGTGATTGGGTATGATGAAGGAACCATTATGGTCAAGATCGGCCGAGAAGAACCTGTAGCTAGCATGGACAATAGTGGAAAGATTATATGGGCCAAGCACAATGAAATTCAAACTGTGAACATTAAGAGTGTGGGGGTAGATTTTGAG GTCACTGATGGTGAAAGATTGCCTTTGGCTGTTAAGGAGTTGGGAACATGTGATCTTTACCCCCAA ACCTTAAAGCACAATCCCAATGGGAGGTTTGTTGTTGTCTGCGGAGATGGTGAGTACATCATATATACAGCTTTAGCATGGAGAAACAGATCATTTGGTTCTGCACTTGAATTCGTTTGGTCTGCTGATGGTGAATATGCTGTTAGAGAAAGTACATCAAAGATTAAGATTTTCAGTAAAAATTTCCAG GAAAAGAAGAGCATCCGGCCAACCTTTTCAGCTGAGCGTATTCACGGAGGAACCCTGTTGGCTATGTGCTCAAATGATTTCATTTGTTTCTATGACTGGGCTGAATGCAGGTTGATTAGGAGAATTGATGTTACTGTGAAA AATCTCTTTTGGGCTGACAGCGGAGATTTAGTGGCTATTGCAAGTGATACGTCATTCTACATCCTCAAATACAAT CGTGAGATAGTTTCATCTTATTTAGATAATGGAAAACCTGTGGATGAACAAGGTATTGAGGATGCATTTGAGCTTCTTCATGAAACCAATGAACGTGTCAGAACTGGCTTATGGGTTGGggattgttttatatataacaacTCCTCCTGGAGGCTTAATTATTGTGTTGGAGGCGAG GTAACCACTATGTATCATCTGGACCGTCCCATGTACTTACTGGGGTACCTTGCTGGTCAAAGTCGGGTGTATTTGATAGACAAAGAATTCAA TGTCATGGGGTACACTTTACTCCTTAGCTTAATTGAGTACAAGACTCTGGTGATGCGGGGAGATCTGGAGAGGGCCAGTGAAGTTTTACCTTCAATTCCTAAAGAACACCATAATAG TGTGGCTCGTTTCTTGGAATCACGAGGCATGATAGAGGATGCTCTGGAAGTAGCTACTGACCCTGATTACAGATTTGAGCTAGCTATTCAGCTTGGTAGATTAGAGGCTGCGAAG GAAATTGCCAGTGAAGTGCAGAGTGAGTCAAAGTGGAAACAGTTGGGAGAGTTGGCCATGTCCAGTGGAAAG TTGGAAATGGCTGAGGAATGCATGAGGCATGCAACAGACTTGAGTGGTTTGCTGCTACTGTATTCTTCCTTGGGAGATGCTGAAGGGATATCAAAGCTTGGATCCTTGGCAAAAGAACAGGGGAAGATAAATGTTGCATTCCTTTGTTTGTTAATGTTGGGCAAAGTTGAAGACTGCCTCCAGTTGTTGGTGGAAAg CAATCGGATACCTGAGGCTGCTTTGATGGCACGATCTTATCTTCCCAGCAAGGTTTCAGAGATTGTTGCAATTTGGAGGAAAGACCTGAACAAG GTCAATCCAAAAGCTGCAGAATCTCTGGCTGATCCTGAAGAATATCCAAATTTGTTTGATGATTGGCAAGTTGCTTTATCTGTCGAATCTAGAGCTGCAGGGACAAG GGGTGTGCATCCTCCCGCAGAGGACTACCAATACCATGCTGATAAACCTCACATCACCCTCGTGGAGGCTTTCAGAAACATGCAAGTAGAAGAGGAGGAACCTCTTGAAAATGGAGACTTTGATCATGAG TCTGATGAACAGAATGGAGACGAACATAATGCCGAGGAACAGAATGGTGAAGAAGGGAGCCAAGAGGAAGCAGTTGTGGTGGATGCAGATTCCACAGATGGTGCTGTACTTGTTAATGGAAACGAACCTGAGGAAGAGTGGGGTACGAATAATGAAGAAACCCCGTCAGCCTAA
- the LOC133671693 gene encoding coatomer subunit beta'-1-like isoform X2 → MPLRLEIKRKLAQRSERVKSVDLHPTEPWILVSLYSGTVCIWNYQSQTMAKSFEVTELPVRSAKFIARKQWVVAGADDMYIRVYNYNTMDKIKVLEAHTDYIRCVAVHPTLPYVLSSSDDMLIKLWDWEKGWACTQIFEGHSHYVMQVTFNPKDTNTFASASLDRTIKIWNLGSPDPNFTLDAHQKGVNCVDYFTGGDKPYLITGSDDHTAKVWDYQTKSCVQTLDGHTHNVSAVCFHPELPIIITGSEDGTVRIWHSTTYRLENTLNYGLERVWAVGYMKGSRRIVIGYDEGTIMVKIGREEPVASMDNSGKIIWAKHNEIQTVNIKSVGVDFEVTDGERLPLAVKELGTCDLYPQTLKHNPNGRFVVVCGDGEYIIYTALAWRNRSFGSALEFVWSADGEYAVRESTSKIKIFSKNFQEKKSIRPTFSAERIHGGTLLAMCSNDFICFYDWAECRLIRRIDVTVKNLFWADSGDLVAIASDTSFYILKYNREIVSSYLDNGKPVDEQGIEDAFELLHETNERVRTGLWVGDCFIYNNSSWRLNYCVGGEVTTMYHLDRPMYLLGYLAGQSRVYLIDKEFNVMGYTLLLSLIEYKTLVMRGDLERASEVLPSIPKEHHNSVARFLESRGMIEDALEVATDPDYRFELAIQLGRLEAAKEIASEVQSESKWKQLGELAMSSGKLEMAEECMRHATDLSGLLLLYSSLGDAEGISKLGSLAKEQGKINVAFLCLLMLGKVEDCLQLLVESNRIPEAALMARSYLPSKVSEIVAIWRKDLNKVNPKAAESLADPEEYPNLFDDWQVALSVESRAAGTRGVHPPAEDYQYHADKPHITLVEAFRNMQVEEEEPLENGDFDHESDEQNGDEHNAEEQNGEEGSQEEAVVVDADSTDGAVLVNGNEPEEEWVLTPHH, encoded by the exons ATG CCTCTCAGACTCGAAATCAAg AGGAAACTTGCTCAAAGATCAGAGAGAGTAAAGTCAGTCGATCTACATCCAACTGAACCATG GATTTTAGTGAGTTTGTATTCAGGGACTGTGTGTATCTGGAACTACCAGTCACAG ACCATGGCAAAGTCTTTTGAGGTCACTGAATTACCAG TTAGGTCAGCCAAGTTTATAGCACGAAAGCAGTGGGTTGTTGCTGGGGCCGATGACATGTATATTCGTGTGTACAACTACAACACAATGGATAAGATAAAAGTTTTAGAGGCGCATACAGATTACATTAGATGCGTGGCTGTCCATCCTACCCTTCCATATGTGTTGTCATCATCTGATGACATGCTTATAAAACTTTGGGATTGGGAGAAGGGTTGGGCCTGTACTCAGATATTTGAGGGGCATTCTCATTATGTGATGCAGGTTACTTTTAATCCAAAAGACACCAACACTTTCGCAAGCGCATCCCTTGATCGCACCATAAAG atATGGAATCTTGGCTCTCCCGACCCAAATTTCACTCTGGATGCCCATCAGAAAGGAGTAAATTGTGTCGATTACTTTACTGGTGGAGATAAACCTTATCTAATAACTGGTTCTGATGATCACACTGCGAAG GTATGGGACTATCAAACTAAAAGTTGCGTCCAGACTTTGGACGGCCATACACACAATGTCTCTGCTGTATGTTTCCATCCCGAACTTCCAATAATAATTACAGGTTCTGAGGATGGGACCGTTCGTATATGGCATTCAACAACTTACAG GCTTGAGAACACCTTGAATTATGGCCTAGAAAGAGTTTGGGCTGTTGGATACATGAAAGGTTCACGCCG TATTGTGATTGGGTATGATGAAGGAACCATTATGGTCAAGATCGGCCGAGAAGAACCTGTAGCTAGCATGGACAATAGTGGAAAGATTATATGGGCCAAGCACAATGAAATTCAAACTGTGAACATTAAGAGTGTGGGGGTAGATTTTGAG GTCACTGATGGTGAAAGATTGCCTTTGGCTGTTAAGGAGTTGGGAACATGTGATCTTTACCCCCAA ACCTTAAAGCACAATCCCAATGGGAGGTTTGTTGTTGTCTGCGGAGATGGTGAGTACATCATATATACAGCTTTAGCATGGAGAAACAGATCATTTGGTTCTGCACTTGAATTCGTTTGGTCTGCTGATGGTGAATATGCTGTTAGAGAAAGTACATCAAAGATTAAGATTTTCAGTAAAAATTTCCAG GAAAAGAAGAGCATCCGGCCAACCTTTTCAGCTGAGCGTATTCACGGAGGAACCCTGTTGGCTATGTGCTCAAATGATTTCATTTGTTTCTATGACTGGGCTGAATGCAGGTTGATTAGGAGAATTGATGTTACTGTGAAA AATCTCTTTTGGGCTGACAGCGGAGATTTAGTGGCTATTGCAAGTGATACGTCATTCTACATCCTCAAATACAAT CGTGAGATAGTTTCATCTTATTTAGATAATGGAAAACCTGTGGATGAACAAGGTATTGAGGATGCATTTGAGCTTCTTCATGAAACCAATGAACGTGTCAGAACTGGCTTATGGGTTGGggattgttttatatataacaacTCCTCCTGGAGGCTTAATTATTGTGTTGGAGGCGAG GTAACCACTATGTATCATCTGGACCGTCCCATGTACTTACTGGGGTACCTTGCTGGTCAAAGTCGGGTGTATTTGATAGACAAAGAATTCAA TGTCATGGGGTACACTTTACTCCTTAGCTTAATTGAGTACAAGACTCTGGTGATGCGGGGAGATCTGGAGAGGGCCAGTGAAGTTTTACCTTCAATTCCTAAAGAACACCATAATAG TGTGGCTCGTTTCTTGGAATCACGAGGCATGATAGAGGATGCTCTGGAAGTAGCTACTGACCCTGATTACAGATTTGAGCTAGCTATTCAGCTTGGTAGATTAGAGGCTGCGAAG GAAATTGCCAGTGAAGTGCAGAGTGAGTCAAAGTGGAAACAGTTGGGAGAGTTGGCCATGTCCAGTGGAAAG TTGGAAATGGCTGAGGAATGCATGAGGCATGCAACAGACTTGAGTGGTTTGCTGCTACTGTATTCTTCCTTGGGAGATGCTGAAGGGATATCAAAGCTTGGATCCTTGGCAAAAGAACAGGGGAAGATAAATGTTGCATTCCTTTGTTTGTTAATGTTGGGCAAAGTTGAAGACTGCCTCCAGTTGTTGGTGGAAAg CAATCGGATACCTGAGGCTGCTTTGATGGCACGATCTTATCTTCCCAGCAAGGTTTCAGAGATTGTTGCAATTTGGAGGAAAGACCTGAACAAG GTCAATCCAAAAGCTGCAGAATCTCTGGCTGATCCTGAAGAATATCCAAATTTGTTTGATGATTGGCAAGTTGCTTTATCTGTCGAATCTAGAGCTGCAGGGACAAG GGGTGTGCATCCTCCCGCAGAGGACTACCAATACCATGCTGATAAACCTCACATCACCCTCGTGGAGGCTTTCAGAAACATGCAAGTAGAAGAGGAGGAACCTCTTGAAAATGGAGACTTTGATCATGAG TCTGATGAACAGAATGGAGACGAACATAATGCCGAGGAACAGAATGGTGAAGAAGGGAGCCAAGAGGAAGCAGTTGTGGTGGATGCAGATTCCACAGATGGTGCTGTACTTGTTAATGGAAACGAACCTGAGGAAGAGTGGG TGCTTACACCACATCACTAG